In the Kaistella sp. 97-N-M2 genome, one interval contains:
- a CDS encoding DUF6520 family protein, with protein sequence MKKFILPVALFVFGAGAAFATNTAKPGEAATENGYRITSNPMEPCQKTEVKCSTIPSQELCTDGSVTLHRIGETSCGSDLFKL encoded by the coding sequence ATGAAAAAATTCATTTTGCCGGTAGCCTTATTTGTATTTGGCGCCGGTGCAGCATTCGCAACGAATACTGCAAAGCCAGGAGAAGCTGCGACAGAAAATGGTTACCGCATTACCTCCAATCCAATGGAACCGTGCCAAAAAACGGAGGTTAAATGCAGTACTATTCCTTCGCAGGAACTCTGTACAGACGGCAGCGTAACGCTGCACCGCATTGGCGAAACCAGTTGTGGAAGTGACTTATTTAAACTTTAA